From a single Kitasatospora sp. NBC_00458 genomic region:
- a CDS encoding ABC transporter ATP-binding protein yields MRRLLGYCWRSRRSVLLAFGASLVGMAVTALVPLVTKVIIDDVITAHSRSLAPWAGVLLLAAAVVFGCTQVRRYYGGQLALDVQHDMRSDLFRSLGRLDGHRQDRLDTGQVVGRATSDLQLINGLLSMLPMMTGYLLMFVMSLGVMIWLSPPLTLIALVMGPALWWISVLSRKRLFPSTWAAQQEAAAVAGVVDEAVGGVRVVKGFGQEAQELDKMESASRRLFAARLRSIRLNSRYNPAMQAIPALAQVAVLAFGGWLAVDGRVTLGTFVAFSTYVAQMTGPVRMLTMVITVGQQARAGVERVLQLVDERPLVRERPDAVTLDLTLGAPPADTAAAAPGSTGPESTGPETAGPGTAGAPEPDRGGRNGAAAGPRTAEVALEFDQVEFRYDPEHPVPVLHGLSLRLAPGETLALVGASGSGKSTVAQLVPRFYDPAAGAVRLYGHDLRDLTLDSVRAAVGIVPEESFLFSETVRTNIAYGRPDATDEQIVAAARAAQADEFVRALPDGYETKVGEQGLTLSGGQRQRIALARAILTDPRILLLDDATSAVDPQIEAEIHDALRSVMAGRTTLLIAHRRSTLQLADRIAILEHGRLLDIGTHEELDARCPQYRALISDPEAGRTPSTAVHPEATGTDRSTDHGTGADPDTEAPAGTEAPPAARTAPAMPTPALVKAARTASPDLLERVAALPAATDTPAVSRTVAEAGDPDFSLRRLLRPFRVPLALALLLVALDAGAGLVLPILIRHGIDDGVSKALLSGVAVAALVALVIVLLDWLVQGAESRVSGRTGERVLYTLRLKIFAHLNRLGLDYYERELSGRIMTRMTTDLDSLTSFLQTGVVTAVVSLLTFLGIFAALLIIDAGLALVVFAVLPLLIVATLVFRRKSKAQYEISRDLISTVNADLQENVAGMRIVQAFRRLDTNTDRFVARGVAYREARVRAQLYISLYFPFVQFLSSVAAALVLIVGASRVDAGTLTVGALVAYLLYIDLFFAPVNQLSQVFDGYQQAAVGLGRIRELLRTPTSTAAAADPVPVPDRLRGEIEFDGVGFAYNGGGDGAPDVLTGVNLRIPAGQTVALVGETGAGKSTLVKLVARFYDATTGTVRVDGVDLTRYDLAQYRHRLGVVPQEAYLFAGTVREAIAYGRPAASAAEVEAAARAVGAHDMILGLSDGYDHEVSGRGRNLSAGQRQLIALARAELVDPDVLLLDEATAALDLATEAAVHHAADRLSGGRTALVIAHRLTTAERADRVVVLDHGRVVEDGTHAELLALGGAYARLWQAFIADRHEGHDRGDRYDRYEGREGDEGSDGRPAPVPGATVR; encoded by the coding sequence CTGCGCCGACTGCTCGGCTACTGCTGGCGGTCGCGGCGCAGCGTGCTGCTGGCCTTCGGCGCCTCGCTCGTCGGCATGGCCGTCACCGCACTGGTGCCCCTGGTCACCAAGGTGATCATCGACGACGTCATCACCGCGCACTCCCGCTCGCTGGCTCCGTGGGCCGGCGTCCTGCTGCTGGCCGCCGCCGTGGTGTTCGGCTGCACGCAGGTGCGCCGCTACTACGGCGGTCAGCTGGCCCTCGACGTCCAGCACGACATGCGCAGCGACCTCTTCCGCTCGCTCGGCCGGCTGGACGGCCACCGGCAGGACCGGCTGGACACCGGCCAGGTGGTCGGCCGCGCCACCTCCGACCTGCAGCTGATCAACGGGCTGCTCTCGATGCTGCCGATGATGACCGGCTACCTGCTCATGTTCGTCATGTCGCTGGGCGTGATGATCTGGCTCTCGCCGCCGCTCACCCTGATCGCCCTGGTCATGGGCCCGGCCCTCTGGTGGATCTCGGTGCTCAGCCGGAAGCGGCTGTTCCCGTCCACCTGGGCGGCCCAGCAGGAGGCGGCGGCCGTCGCGGGCGTGGTCGACGAGGCCGTCGGCGGAGTGCGGGTGGTCAAGGGCTTCGGTCAGGAGGCCCAGGAGCTCGACAAGATGGAGTCGGCCTCGCGCCGCCTCTTCGCGGCGCGGTTGCGGTCGATCCGGCTGAACAGCCGCTACAACCCGGCGATGCAGGCGATCCCGGCACTGGCCCAGGTCGCCGTGCTGGCCTTCGGCGGCTGGCTGGCGGTCGACGGACGGGTCACGCTCGGCACCTTCGTGGCCTTCTCCACGTACGTGGCGCAGATGACCGGCCCGGTCCGGATGCTGACCATGGTCATCACGGTCGGGCAGCAGGCCCGGGCGGGCGTCGAGCGGGTGCTCCAGCTGGTCGACGAGCGTCCGCTGGTCCGGGAGCGGCCGGACGCGGTCACCCTCGACCTCACCCTGGGCGCCCCTCCCGCCGACACCGCGGCTGCCGCCCCGGGGAGCACCGGCCCCGAGAGCACCGGCCCCGAGACCGCGGGCCCCGGGACCGCCGGCGCCCCGGAGCCGGACCGGGGCGGCCGGAACGGGGCCGCAGCCGGTCCCCGCACGGCCGAGGTGGCGCTGGAGTTCGACCAGGTCGAGTTCCGGTACGACCCCGAGCACCCGGTCCCCGTGCTGCACGGGCTCAGCCTCAGGCTCGCCCCCGGCGAGACGCTGGCGCTGGTCGGCGCCTCGGGCTCCGGCAAGTCCACCGTGGCCCAGTTGGTGCCCAGGTTCTACGACCCGGCGGCCGGTGCCGTCCGCCTCTACGGCCACGACCTGCGCGACCTGACGCTCGACTCGGTCCGGGCGGCCGTCGGCATCGTGCCCGAGGAGAGCTTCCTCTTCTCCGAGACGGTCCGCACCAACATCGCCTACGGCCGGCCGGACGCCACCGACGAGCAGATCGTGGCCGCGGCCCGCGCGGCCCAGGCGGACGAGTTCGTCCGGGCGCTGCCCGACGGCTACGAGACCAAGGTCGGCGAGCAGGGGCTCACCCTCTCCGGCGGCCAGCGCCAGCGCATCGCCCTGGCCCGGGCGATCCTCACCGACCCGCGCATCCTGCTGCTGGACGACGCCACCTCGGCGGTCGACCCGCAGATCGAGGCGGAGATCCACGACGCGCTGCGCTCCGTGATGGCCGGCCGGACCACCCTGCTGATCGCCCACCGGCGCTCCACCCTCCAGCTGGCCGACCGGATCGCGATCCTGGAGCACGGCCGACTGCTGGACATCGGTACGCACGAGGAACTCGACGCCCGATGTCCCCAGTACCGGGCCCTGATCTCCGACCCCGAGGCCGGCCGCACCCCGTCCACGGCCGTCCACCCGGAAGCCACCGGCACCGACCGCAGCACCGACCACGGCACCGGCGCCGACCCGGACACCGAGGCCCCGGCCGGAACCGAAGCCCCGCCCGCCGCCCGGACCGCCCCCGCGATGCCCACCCCGGCCCTGGTCAAGGCGGCCCGCACCGCCTCCCCCGACCTGCTGGAGCGGGTCGCCGCCCTCCCGGCGGCCACCGACACCCCGGCGGTCTCCCGGACCGTGGCCGAGGCCGGCGACCCGGACTTCTCCCTCCGCCGCCTGCTCCGCCCCTTCCGCGTCCCGCTCGCCCTCGCCCTGCTGCTGGTCGCACTGGACGCGGGGGCGGGGCTGGTCCTGCCGATCCTGATCCGGCACGGCATCGACGACGGCGTCAGCAAGGCCCTGCTGTCCGGCGTCGCCGTCGCCGCGCTCGTCGCGCTGGTGATCGTCCTGCTGGACTGGCTGGTGCAGGGCGCGGAGAGCCGGGTCAGCGGCCGCACCGGCGAGCGGGTGCTCTACACCCTGCGGCTCAAGATCTTCGCCCACCTCAACCGGCTCGGCCTGGACTACTACGAGCGCGAGCTGTCCGGCCGGATCATGACCCGGATGACCACGGACCTGGACTCGCTCACCTCGTTCCTCCAGACCGGTGTGGTCACGGCCGTGGTCAGCCTGCTGACCTTCCTCGGCATCTTCGCCGCCCTGCTGATCATCGACGCCGGGCTGGCCCTGGTGGTCTTCGCGGTGCTGCCGCTGCTGATCGTCGCGACGCTGGTCTTCCGCAGGAAGTCGAAGGCCCAGTACGAGATCTCCCGGGACCTGATCAGCACGGTCAACGCCGACCTCCAGGAGAACGTGGCGGGCATGCGGATCGTCCAGGCGTTCCGGCGGCTGGACACCAACACCGACCGCTTCGTCGCCCGGGGCGTGGCCTACCGGGAGGCGCGGGTGCGGGCGCAGCTCTACATCTCGCTGTACTTCCCGTTCGTCCAGTTCCTCTCCAGCGTGGCCGCCGCGCTCGTGCTGATCGTGGGTGCCTCGCGGGTCGACGCGGGGACGCTGACCGTCGGCGCGCTGGTGGCGTACCTGCTCTACATCGACCTGTTCTTCGCGCCGGTCAACCAGCTCTCCCAGGTGTTCGACGGCTACCAGCAGGCGGCCGTGGGCCTGGGCCGGATCCGCGAGCTGCTGCGCACGCCGACCAGCACCGCGGCGGCGGCCGACCCGGTGCCGGTCCCGGACAGGCTCCGCGGCGAGATCGAGTTCGACGGGGTCGGCTTCGCCTACAACGGCGGCGGGGACGGCGCCCCGGACGTCCTCACCGGTGTGAACCTGCGGATCCCGGCCGGCCAGACGGTGGCGCTGGTCGGCGAGACGGGGGCCGGCAAGTCGACGCTGGTCAAGCTGGTGGCCCGGTTCTACGACGCGACGACCGGTACGGTCCGGGTGGACGGCGTCGACCTGACCCGGTACGACCTGGCGCAGTACCGCCACCGGCTCGGCGTGGTGCCGCAGGAGGCGTACCTCTTCGCCGGGACGGTGCGGGAGGCGATCGCGTACGGCCGACCCGCGGCCTCGGCCGCCGAGGTGGAGGCGGCGGCCCGGGCGGTCGGCGCGCACGACATGATCCTCGGACTGTCGGACGGCTACGACCACGAGGTCAGCGGACGCGGACGGAACCTCTCGGCGGGGCAGCGCCAGCTGATCGCGCTGGCCCGGGCCGAGCTGGTCGACCCGGACGTCCTGCTGCTGGACGAGGCCACCGCCGCGCTCGACCTGGCCACCGAGGCGGCGGTGCACCATGCCGCGGACCGGCTCAGCGGCGGCCGTACCGCGCTGGTCATCGCCCACCGCCTGACCACCGCCGAGCGTGCCGACCGGGTCGTCGTGCTGGACCACGGCCGGGTGGTCGAGGACGGTACGCACGCCGAACTGCTCGCGCTGGGCGGTGCGTACGCCCGGCTCTGGCAGGCGTTCATCGCCGACCGGCACGAAGGGCACGACCGGGGCGACCGGTATGACCGCTACGAGGGGCGGGAGGGGGACGAGGGGTCCGACGGGCGGCCCGCTCCGGTGCCCGGCGCCACCGTTCGGTAG
- a CDS encoding NUDIX hydrolase, which produces MRNLWRNARRTPRRAARTVVLDDRGSVFLLRSDNSEVGVHWTMPGGGIEPGETPRTGARRELWEETGWTDLEPGPLLCTWEHDFTWHGTPVRQHEHIYLTSGPHRGPVGDVSAMHAADRILEWRWWTAADLADGNADALWPPTLPALLSDVREGWLAERREPEPVDLGYVPNGGPVTT; this is translated from the coding sequence ATGCGAAACCTGTGGCGAAACGCGAGAAGGACCCCGCGCCGTGCGGCCCGGACGGTGGTGCTGGACGACCGGGGATCCGTCTTCCTCCTCCGTTCGGACAACAGCGAGGTCGGCGTGCACTGGACCATGCCGGGCGGTGGCATCGAACCCGGTGAGACGCCGAGGACGGGCGCGCGCCGCGAGCTGTGGGAGGAGACCGGCTGGACCGACCTCGAACCGGGCCCGCTGCTCTGCACCTGGGAGCACGACTTCACCTGGCACGGCACGCCCGTCCGCCAGCACGAGCACATCTACCTCACCAGCGGCCCGCACCGGGGCCCGGTCGGCGACGTCAGCGCGATGCACGCCGCCGACCGGATCCTGGAATGGCGCTGGTGGACCGCGGCCGATCTCGCGGACGGGAACGCCGACGCGCTCTGGCCGCCGACGCTGCCTGCGCTGCTGTCGGACGTGCGGGAGGGCTGGCTCGCCGAGCGGCGGGAACCGGAGCCGGTCGACCTCGGCTACGTCCCGAACGGCGGGCCGGTCACCACCTGA
- a CDS encoding carboxyl transferase domain-containing protein produces MVISTAGAPTGVNGSTAAGTPATGAARGPVAPAAAAPAPRLDTAADPGSEAYRANAAAHRALVAELREKLGTAALGGGAKARARHTARGKLLPRDRVDTLLDPASPFLELAPLAADGMYDGAAPAAGVIAGIGRVAGREVVVVANDATVKGGTYYPMTVKKHLRAQEVALENRLPCVYLVDSGGAFLPMQDEVFPDRDHFGRIFYNQARLSAAGVPQIAAVLGSCTAGGAYVPAMSDQAVIVRNQGTIFLGGPPLVKAATGEVVTAEELGGGDLHSRTSGVTDHLAEDDAHALSIVRTIVAGLGPRAARPWPLAPAEEPAVDPAGLYGAVPVDPRTPYDVREVIARLVDGSRFAEFKAEYGATLVTGFARIHGHPVGIVANNGVLFAESALKGAHFIELCDQRGIPLLFLQNITGFMVGRQYEAGGIAKHGAKMVNAVACTRVPKLTVVIGGSYGAGNYSMCGRAYSPRFLWMWPGAKISVMGGEQAASVLATVRRDQLEAQGEEWPAEAEEGFKRPVREQYERQGNAYYATARLWDDGVIDPLDTRTVLGLALTACANAPLPPPGPFGVFRM; encoded by the coding sequence ATGGTCATCTCCACCGCCGGAGCACCCACCGGCGTCAACGGCAGCACGGCGGCCGGCACCCCGGCGACCGGCGCGGCCCGCGGACCCGTCGCTCCCGCTGCCGCCGCACCGGCGCCGAGGCTGGACACCGCCGCCGACCCCGGTTCCGAGGCGTACCGGGCCAACGCCGCGGCGCACCGCGCCCTGGTCGCCGAACTCCGCGAGAAGCTCGGCACGGCCGCGCTCGGCGGGGGCGCCAAGGCCCGGGCCCGGCACACCGCACGCGGGAAGCTGCTCCCCCGCGACCGCGTGGACACCCTGCTCGACCCGGCCTCCCCCTTCCTCGAACTGGCCCCGCTGGCGGCCGACGGGATGTACGACGGCGCCGCACCGGCCGCCGGGGTGATCGCCGGCATCGGCCGGGTCGCCGGGCGGGAGGTCGTCGTCGTCGCCAACGACGCCACCGTCAAGGGCGGCACCTACTACCCGATGACGGTCAAGAAGCACCTGCGCGCCCAGGAGGTCGCGCTGGAGAACCGGCTCCCCTGCGTCTACCTGGTCGACTCCGGCGGCGCCTTCCTCCCGATGCAGGACGAGGTGTTCCCGGACCGCGACCACTTCGGCCGGATCTTCTACAACCAGGCCCGGCTCTCGGCCGCGGGCGTCCCGCAGATCGCCGCCGTGCTCGGCTCGTGCACGGCGGGCGGCGCGTACGTCCCGGCGATGAGCGACCAGGCCGTCATCGTCCGCAACCAGGGCACGATCTTCCTCGGCGGGCCGCCGCTGGTGAAGGCCGCGACCGGCGAGGTGGTGACCGCCGAGGAGCTGGGCGGCGGCGACCTGCACTCCCGGACCTCCGGCGTCACGGACCACCTCGCCGAGGACGACGCCCACGCCCTCTCCATCGTCCGCACCATCGTCGCGGGGCTCGGCCCCCGTGCGGCCCGGCCGTGGCCGCTGGCCCCCGCCGAGGAGCCGGCCGTCGACCCGGCCGGCCTGTACGGCGCCGTCCCGGTCGACCCGCGCACGCCCTACGACGTGCGCGAGGTGATCGCGCGCCTGGTCGACGGCAGCCGGTTCGCCGAGTTCAAGGCCGAGTACGGGGCGACCCTGGTGACCGGCTTCGCCCGGATCCACGGCCACCCGGTCGGCATCGTCGCCAACAACGGCGTGCTGTTCGCCGAGTCCGCCCTCAAGGGCGCCCACTTCATCGAGCTGTGCGACCAGCGGGGCATCCCCCTCCTCTTCCTGCAGAACATCACCGGGTTCATGGTCGGCCGGCAGTACGAGGCGGGCGGCATCGCCAAGCACGGCGCCAAGATGGTCAACGCCGTCGCCTGCACCCGCGTCCCGAAGCTGACGGTGGTGATCGGCGGCTCGTACGGGGCCGGCAACTACTCGATGTGCGGCCGGGCGTACTCGCCCCGCTTCCTGTGGATGTGGCCGGGCGCCAAGATCTCCGTGATGGGCGGCGAGCAGGCGGCGTCCGTACTGGCCACCGTCCGCCGCGACCAGTTGGAGGCGCAGGGCGAGGAGTGGCCGGCCGAGGCCGAGGAGGGGTTCAAGCGCCCCGTCCGGGAGCAGTACGAGCGCCAGGGCAACGCCTACTACGCCACCGCCCGGCTCTGGGACGACGGGGTGATCGACCCGCTGGACACCCGGACCGTCCTCGGCCTGGCCCTGACCGCCTGCGCCAACGCCCCGCTGCCGCCGCCCGGCCCGTTCGGCGTCTTCCGCATGTAG
- a CDS encoding ATP-grasp domain-containing protein, with protein MPAPAFLLPADPLDGRRPDPHFAWEARLLRGLDAEHHLVDHDALLAGDAQAAVGRVPGGRGPFWYRGWMLPADRYADFAAALAERGAHLLTSAPGYASAHELPGWYGVFEGATPTSVWLPVPASVPPGPEELAPAVARLGGRGPAIVKDYVKSRKHEWHEACYIPELADLAAVERVVARFVELQGEFLAGGVVLRRFEEFARAGTAGPAPRGDGPSGPRPSDGNGQDTDGDADGDSPGGQAGKGPAVEARVWWLDGEPVLVGPHPDTPGCPADPDLAVVRPLVRALGCRFVTTDLAHRADGSGWRVVEVGDGQVSDLPRGIDASGLLVALLAA; from the coding sequence ATGCCCGCACCCGCGTTCCTCCTCCCGGCCGATCCGCTCGACGGGCGACGCCCCGACCCGCACTTCGCCTGGGAGGCCCGACTGCTGCGGGGACTGGACGCCGAGCACCACCTCGTCGACCACGACGCCCTGCTCGCCGGCGACGCGCAGGCGGCGGTCGGCCGGGTCCCCGGGGGCCGCGGCCCGTTCTGGTACCGGGGCTGGATGCTGCCCGCGGACCGTTACGCCGACTTCGCGGCCGCTCTGGCCGAACGCGGCGCCCATCTGCTGACCAGCGCTCCCGGGTACGCGTCCGCGCACGAACTCCCGGGCTGGTACGGCGTGTTCGAGGGCGCCACGCCGACCAGCGTCTGGCTGCCGGTCCCGGCGTCGGTACCGCCGGGGCCGGAGGAGCTGGCACCGGCCGTCGCGCGGCTGGGCGGCCGCGGACCGGCGATCGTCAAGGACTACGTGAAGTCCCGCAAGCACGAGTGGCACGAGGCCTGCTACATCCCCGAGCTGGCCGACCTGGCGGCCGTCGAGCGGGTCGTCGCCCGGTTCGTGGAGCTGCAGGGCGAGTTCCTGGCCGGCGGTGTGGTGCTGCGGCGGTTCGAGGAGTTCGCACGGGCGGGGACGGCCGGACCGGCACCGCGTGGTGACGGGCCGTCGGGCCCGCGGCCTTCGGACGGGAACGGCCAGGACACCGACGGGGACGCGGACGGGGACAGCCCCGGCGGGCAGGCCGGAAAGGGACCGGCGGTGGAGGCCCGGGTGTGGTGGCTGGACGGCGAGCCCGTGCTGGTCGGCCCGCACCCGGACACGCCCGGCTGCCCGGCCGACCCCGACCTGGCCGTGGTCCGGCCCCTGGTGCGGGCGCTCGGGTGCCGCTTCGTCACCACCGACCTCGCCCACCGGGCCGACGGATCCGGCTGGCGCGTGGTCGAGGTCGGTGACGGACAGGTGAGCGACCTGCCCCGGGGGATCGACGCGTCCGGGCTGCTGGTCGCGCTGCTCGCGGCCTGA
- a CDS encoding APC family permease: protein MLSSVVLGVSTVAPVYCLTATLGPTVTAVGVQMPAVFLAGFLPMLLVAFAYKELNKDFPDCGTSFTWTVKAFGPRVGWMAGWGLTVATIIVLSNLAGVATDFLYLMLGEMTGSGAVAELNDDKAVHLLTVVVLIAAATAMSYRGMTATKWFQYSLVGLQLAVLLLFAGVAIAKAAAGDLPDSIGFSASWLNPLEVSSFSAFTAGLSLSIFMYWGWDTCLTMNEETSGSAKTPGRAAMISMVTLVGSYLLVAIASQMFAGVGTTGTGLGNPDTADNVFSALARPVLGSPWSILLFLAVVASAAASLQTTFIPVARTLLAMSAYRAVPPRFGAVHPRFRTPGYATVAAGIATAAFYVGMSVISENVVQDTILALGLMICFYYALTAFACVWYFRRSLRGGPRDLLVKGIAPLLGGVLLSAVFLQTLTDAWDPAYGSGSVFGIGSVFVIGVGILLLGAVLMLWYGAYRPEFFRGETLRKDTPALVVED, encoded by the coding sequence CTGCTGAGCAGCGTGGTCCTGGGCGTCTCGACGGTCGCCCCGGTCTACTGCCTGACCGCGACGCTGGGTCCGACGGTGACAGCCGTCGGCGTCCAGATGCCCGCGGTGTTCCTGGCGGGCTTCCTGCCGATGCTGCTCGTCGCGTTCGCGTACAAGGAGCTGAACAAGGACTTCCCGGACTGCGGCACGTCCTTCACCTGGACGGTCAAGGCCTTCGGCCCCCGGGTCGGCTGGATGGCCGGCTGGGGCCTGACGGTGGCCACCATCATCGTGCTGTCCAACCTGGCCGGGGTGGCGACCGACTTCCTCTACCTGATGCTCGGGGAGATGACCGGCAGCGGCGCCGTCGCCGAGCTGAACGACGACAAGGCCGTCCACCTGCTCACGGTGGTCGTGCTGATCGCCGCCGCCACCGCGATGAGCTACCGGGGCATGACCGCCACCAAGTGGTTCCAGTACAGCCTGGTCGGGCTCCAGCTCGCGGTCCTGCTGCTCTTCGCGGGCGTCGCCATCGCCAAGGCCGCCGCCGGGGACCTGCCGGACTCGATCGGCTTCTCCGCCTCCTGGCTCAACCCGCTGGAAGTGAGCTCGTTCAGCGCGTTCACCGCCGGCCTGTCGCTCTCGATCTTCATGTACTGGGGCTGGGACACCTGCCTCACCATGAACGAGGAGACCAGCGGCAGCGCCAAGACCCCGGGCCGGGCCGCGATGATCTCGATGGTCACCCTGGTCGGCTCGTACCTGCTGGTCGCGATCGCCTCCCAGATGTTCGCGGGCGTCGGCACCACCGGGACCGGCCTGGGCAACCCGGACACCGCCGACAACGTGTTCTCCGCCCTGGCCCGCCCGGTGCTCGGCTCGCCGTGGAGCATCCTGCTGTTCCTCGCCGTCGTCGCCAGTGCCGCCGCGAGCCTGCAGACCACCTTCATCCCGGTCGCCCGCACCCTGCTCGCGATGAGCGCCTACCGGGCCGTCCCGCCGCGCTTCGGCGCCGTCCACCCGCGCTTCCGCACTCCCGGGTACGCCACGGTGGCCGCCGGTATCGCCACCGCCGCCTTCTACGTCGGCATGAGCGTGATCAGCGAGAACGTCGTCCAGGACACCATCCTGGCCCTCGGGCTGATGATCTGCTTCTACTACGCACTGACCGCCTTCGCCTGCGTCTGGTACTTCCGCCGCTCGCTCCGCGGCGGTCCGCGCGACCTCCTGGTCAAGGGGATCGCCCCGCTGCTCGGCGGAGTGCTGCTCAGCGCCGTCTTCCTGCAGACCCTCACCGACGCCTGGGACCCGGCGTACGGCAGCGGCTCCGTGTTCGGGATCGGCTCGGTGTTCGTCATCGGCGTCGGGATCCTGCTGCTCGGCGCGGTGCTGATGCTCTGGTACGGCGCGTACCGGCCGGAGTTCTTCCGCGGCGAGACGCTGCGCAAGGACACCCCCGCCCTCGTCGTGGAGGACTGA
- the trpS gene encoding tryptophan--tRNA ligase gives MDGPVAFLRRDGPGAPDGHTTAVPRRDPVTTSTVATTTATAVATATPAAVADADLDEGIRRDPGAHRVLTGDRPTGPLHLGHYFGTLRNRVRLQRRGAEMFVVIADYQVITDRDVADRLAEHTEGLVLDYLATGLDPDRATIFAHSAVPALNQLLLPFLSLVSVAELGRNPTVKDEIAHSDQSTVNGLMFTYPVHQAADILFCKAGLVPVGQDQLPHLEVARTVARRFNERYPHADGTAVFPAPRALLSDTPLLPGTDGGKMSKSRGNAIPLSADEDTTARLIKGARTDADRRITYDPAARPGVSGLVLLTALCRDRAPEEVAEEIGDGGAAALKRTATEAVNEHLRPIRARRAELAADRGHVRQVLRDGAARANAVADATLDEVREVMGSV, from the coding sequence ATGGACGGCCCTGTTGCGTTTCTCCGACGGGACGGGCCCGGAGCCCCGGACGGCCACACCACCGCCGTACCGAGGAGAGACCCCGTGACCACCAGCACCGTCGCCACCACCACCGCGACCGCCGTCGCCACCGCCACCCCGGCCGCCGTCGCCGACGCGGACCTCGACGAGGGCATCCGCCGCGATCCGGGCGCCCACCGCGTCCTCACCGGCGACCGCCCCACCGGCCCGCTCCACCTCGGCCACTACTTCGGGACCCTGCGCAACCGGGTGCGCCTCCAGCGCCGGGGCGCCGAGATGTTCGTCGTCATCGCCGACTACCAGGTCATCACCGACCGGGACGTCGCCGACCGCCTCGCCGAGCACACCGAGGGCCTCGTCCTCGACTACCTCGCCACCGGCCTCGACCCCGACCGCGCCACGATCTTCGCGCACAGCGCCGTCCCCGCCCTCAACCAGCTGCTGCTGCCCTTCCTCAGCCTGGTCAGCGTCGCCGAACTCGGCCGCAACCCCACCGTCAAGGACGAGATCGCCCACTCCGACCAGTCCACCGTCAACGGACTGATGTTCACCTACCCCGTCCACCAGGCCGCCGACATCCTCTTCTGCAAGGCCGGCCTCGTCCCCGTCGGACAGGACCAGCTGCCCCACCTGGAGGTCGCCCGCACCGTCGCCCGCCGGTTCAACGAGCGCTACCCGCACGCCGACGGCACCGCCGTCTTCCCCGCCCCCCGGGCCCTGCTCTCCGACACCCCGCTGCTGCCCGGCACCGACGGCGGCAAGATGAGCAAGAGCCGCGGCAACGCCATCCCGCTCTCCGCCGACGAGGACACCACCGCCCGTCTGATCAAGGGCGCCCGGACCGACGCCGACCGCCGCATCACCTACGACCCGGCCGCCCGCCCCGGGGTCTCCGGCCTCGTGCTGCTCACCGCCCTCTGCCGCGACCGGGCACCGGAGGAGGTCGCCGAGGAGATCGGTGACGGCGGCGCCGCCGCGCTCAAGAGGACGGCGACCGAGGCCGTCAACGAGCACCTCCGCCCGATCCGCGCCCGCCGTGCCGAGCTCGCCGCCGACCGCGGCCACGTCCGGCAGGTCCTGCGCGACGGCGCCGCGCGAGCCAACGCCGTCGCCGACGCCACCCTCGACGAGGTCAGGGAGGTGATGGGATCGGTGTGA